The following proteins come from a genomic window of Melospiza georgiana isolate bMelGeo1 chromosome 3, bMelGeo1.pri, whole genome shotgun sequence:
- the GALM gene encoding galactose mutarotase, with protein MTTVRKEAFGRMPPEEGGGEVEKFVLQSDSVRVEILSFGCIITRLETKDKDGQFSDIVLGFDTLEGYTVKHPYFGTVVGRVANRIANGKFSVDGKQYQLFTNNGPNSLHGGAKGFDKVLWSAEVLPNGVRFFRLSPDGEEGYPGDLKVWVTYTLNGRELAINYQAQTSKTTPISLTNHSYFNLAGQGSRDVYDHEISIEADSYLPVDDTQIPTGEVAAVQGTGFDLRQPVELGKHLQKFHLGGFDHNFCLHQGQDRRLVARVFHPPTGRTMEVHTTQPGIQFYTGNFLDGSLKGKGGATYPKHSAFCLETQNWPDAVNKPHFPNALLHPGEEYNHTTWLVFNTA; from the exons ATGACGACGGTGCGGAAAGAGGCGTTCGGGCGGATGCCCCCGGAGGAGGGAGGCGGAGAGGTGGAGAAGTTCGTCCTACAGTCGGACAGCGTGAGAGTGGAGATCCTGTCTTTTGGATGCATTATCACCAGGCTGGAGACAAAAGACAAGGATGGGCAGTTTTCAGATATTGTCCTAGGATTTGACACTTTAGAAG GTTACACGGTGAAGCACCCGTACTTCGGTACTGTCGTGGGCCGTGTTGCCAACAGGATTGCAAACGGGAAGTTCAGTGTGGACGGGAAGCAGTATCAGCTGTTCACCAACAACGGGCCCAACAGCCTGCACGGAGGAGCCAAGGGGTTTGACAAG GTTCTCTGGAGTGCCGAGGTGCTCCCAAATGGCGTCCGCTTCTTCCGGCTCAGCCCTGACGGCGAGGAAGGCTACCCTGGTGACCTCAAAGTCTGGGTCACCTACACCCTTAATGGCAGGGAGCTGGCCATCAACTACCAGGCCCAGACCAGCAAGACAACCCCCATCAGCCTGACAAACCACTCCTACTTCAACCTGGCAGGGCAG ggctcccgGGATGTCTATGACCACGAGATCTCCATTGAAGCAGATTCCTACCTGCCTGTGGATGACACCCAGATCCCTACTG GGGAGGTGGCTGCAGTGCAGGGCACTGGATTTGATCTCCGGCAGCCTGTGGAGCTGGGCAAGCACTTGCAGAAGTTTCACCTGGGTGGCTTTGACCACAACTTCTGCCTGCACCAGGGGCAGGATCGACGCCTTGTGGCCAG GGTTTTCCACCCGCCCACTGGCAGGACCATGGAAGTTCACACCACCCAGCCTGGCATCCAGTTTTACACTGGGAACTTCCTGGATGGTTCCCTGAAGGGCAAAGGTGGTGCCACATACCCCAAGCACTCGGCTTTCTGCCTGGAAACCCAGAACTGGCCTGATGCTGTGAACAAG cctcacTTCCCCAATGCCCTGCTCCATCCGGGTGAGGAATACAACCACACCACGTGGCTCGTGTTCAACACTGCTTGA